Below is a window of Polyangiaceae bacterium DNA.
CGAGCTCGCCCAGAGCGTAGGCGGTGACGCGGGTGTCTGCGTGTGTCTCGTTCATGACGTCCTCCCAGCGGTGCGCACCGGCACTCCGGCTTCGCCCATGATCTCGCGCTGCAAACGCTTCAGGGCACCGTGCAGGATGAACCCCACGTTGCTCGGCGTGAGCCCCATCACCTCCGCGATCTCCTTGTAGCTGAGCCCACCGTCGAGCTTCAGCAACAGCGCCTCCCGTTCGCGCGCGGGCAAAGCCGCGAGCGCCGCGCTGACTCGGCTCGCGGCTTCCCTGCGCTCCAACTTGCTGACTGGTCCACTGTCCGGCATCTCGTCCACGTCCGCCTCCTCCAGGCTGCGAAGGCGTCGCTCTCTCTTGCCGACGTCGAGCGCGCGGTGCTTGCACACCGTGAACAACCACGCGGCGAGGTGTCCCTCCACCTGCTCGCGCTTCGCTCTGCAAAGCTCGAGAAAGGTGTCTTGGACCACGTCCGCCGCGAGGGATCTTCCGACCAACGTCGTCGCGTAGCGGAGCAGCTGAGCCTCGTACCGAGACAGGGCTTCCATCACCCAGTGCGCCGCTGCTTCTTGCATTGCCTTCGGATGGACAACGTGGCCGGGGGAGATTTCTTAGAAGAAAATCTCCGGCCGGCGAAAGTACCTGGAAATGCGAGGCTTTCCTCGGGCGCCCTGGGGCTTTGGGTCGGGCTGCCCCACATGAGAGAGTCACCGAGGAGGAGGTGAGGCGTGTACGAGCTCTACTACTGGCCGGGGATCCAAGGACGCGGCGAGCTGATTCGGCTCGCGCTCGAGGACGCGGGCGCCGAATACCTCGACGTCGCGCGCAGCGAAGCGCACGGCGGTGTGCAGGCCCTGCTCGCCCTGCTCGAGGCCGAGCCGAGCCCGCCCTTCGCTCCGCCCATCCTGAAGCACGACGGGCTTCTGCTCTCGCACGCCGCGAACATCTTGATGTACCTGGGCCCGCGGCTCGGGCTCGCGCCCGCCGACGAGGCGGGCCGGCATCGCGCGCACCAGCTCCAGCTCACGGTCGCCGACTTCATCGCCGAGATCCACGACACCCATCACCCCATCAGCAGCGCCCTCTACTACGAAGACCAGAAGTCGGAGGCGCTGCGGCGCACCGAGGAGTTCCTGCGCCACCGCCTGCCGAAGTTCCTGGGGTGGTTCGAGCGCACGCTGGCTGGGAGAGACACCCTGCTCGGCAGCGAGCACGGCTACGTGGACCTGTCCCTGTTCCAGGTAGTGGCCGGGCTTCGCTACGCTTTCCCGCGCGCCATGGCGGCGGCGGAGCCTCGATACCCCGGAGTCGTCCGCGTCCACGATCGCGTGGCGTCGCGTCCGCGCATCCGCGAGTACCTCGCGAGCCCGCGCCGCCTGCCCTTCAACGAGCGCGGGCTGTTTCGGCGCTACGCCGAGCTGGACTTGGTTCCGGAGGCTCCGTGAGCGGGTCGCGCGAGGCGCTCTCGGCGCGCTTCCTGGCCGTGCGGGCCGCCACCGAGGCGCTCGCCGCGCCGCTCTCGCCCGAGGACCAGCAGCTCCAGTCGATGCCCGACGCGAGCCCCACCAAGTGGCACCGCGCCCACACCAGCTGGTTCTTCGAGGAGTTCCTGCTCACGCCCGCCGGTCGCGAGCCGGTTCATCCGAGCTACCGCTTCCTCTTCAACTCGTACTACGACGCCGTGGGACCGAGGCACGCGCGCCCGCGCCGAGGCGTGCTGTCTCGCCCGAGCTGCGACGAGGTCGCCGCCTACCGGCGCGCGGTGGACGGGCGCATGCGCGAGCTCATCCAGAGCGCCGACGAGCCGGCGCTCGAGCGGCTGCGCCCGCTCCTGGAGCTCGGCCTCGCCCACGAGGAGCAGCACCAAGAGCTGATCCTCACCGACATCCTCCACGCCTTCTCCCTGAGCCCGCTCCTGCCGGCGCTGCGCGCGCCGGCGGATCGCCCGCGGCTCGAGCCGAAGCCGGCGGAGCCCCTCGCGTTCGTGGAGCACCCCGGCGGCCTCGTGCAGATCGGCGCCGCGCCCGGCTCGGGCTTCCATTTCGACAACGAAGGCCCGCGTCATCGCGTGTTCCTCGAGCCGTTCTACCTGGCCTCGCGTCCGATCAGCGTGGCGGAGGTGCGCGCCTTCATCGAGGCTGGTGGTTACCGCGACCCCGCGCTCTGGCTCGCGGAGGGCTTCGAGCACGCGCGGGCCCAGGGTCGCGAGGCGCCCGCCAACTTCCGCCTCGACGGCGCGCGCGCCGTGGTGTTCGGCGTGGACGGCGAGCGCGAGGCGCTCGACGACGAGCCCGCGTGTCACCTGAGCTACTACGAAGCCGACGCGCTCGCGCGTTTCTTGGGCGGACGGCTGCCCACGGAGCTCGAGTGGGAGCACGCCGCGGCGCGCTCGGACCCGGCCCTCGGCAACTTCCGCGAGAGCGGCGCGCTCCGGCCCCTGCCCGGCGGCGCGCTGTTCGGCGACGTGTGGCAATGGACCTCCTCCGCCTACGCGCCGTACCCCGGATTTCGCCCTGCCGCCGGCGCCGTCGGCGAGTACAACGGGAAGTTCATGGTGAGCCAGCTGGTGCTGCGCGGCGGCTCCTGCTTCACGCCCGCTGGGCACGTGCGCGCCACTTACCGAAACTTCTGGCACCCCGGCACTTCTTTCCAGATGAGCGGCGCGCGCGTCGCTCGTTCGCTCGGATAGGTCGCGGATGGAACGAGACGCACGGCTGGCGGAGGAAGTGCGACGGGGCCTCTCGGCCCCTCGGAAGTCGCTGCCGCCGCACTTGTTCTACGACGAAGAGGGCTCACGGCTGTACGAGCTCATCACCGAGCTCGAGGAGTACTACCCGACGCGAACCGAGCGAGCGATCCTCGAGCGACACGCCAGGGAGATCGTCGCGCTCGCCTCGGTCGGCGTGTCGCACCCCTTGCACGTCGTCGAGCTCGGCGCCGGCTCGGCGCAGAAGACCCGGCTCATCCTCGCCGCGGCGGTCGCCGCGCAGGGGGCGTCGCTCTATCTGCCGGTGGACGTCTCGCCGAGCGCGCTGGCCTGCGCCAAGGCCCGGCTCGAGGCGGAGTTGCCCGAGATCCGCGTCGTGCCCTTCGTGGGTCGGCACGAGCAGGCCGTCGAGACCATCGCGCGCCTCGGTCCGCGGCGGCTCGTGCTGTTCATCGGCAGCTCGATCGGCAACTTCGAGGACGACGACGCGGTGAGGCTCCTCCGGGCCGTGCGGCGCGGGCTCGAGCCCGGTGACGCGCTCTTGCTCGGGACCGATCTGAAGAAGAGCCCGAAGCGTCTGCTGCCGGCCTACGACGACGCCCGGGGAGTGACGGCG
It encodes the following:
- a CDS encoding sigma-70 family RNA polymerase sigma factor, encoding MQEAAAHWVMEALSRYEAQLLRYATTLVGRSLAADVVQDTFLELCRAKREQVEGHLAAWLFTVCKHRALDVGKRERRLRSLEEADVDEMPDSGPVSKLERREAASRVSAALAALPAREREALLLKLDGGLSYKEIAEVMGLTPSNVGFILHGALKRLQREIMGEAGVPVRTAGRTS
- a CDS encoding glutathione S-transferase; its protein translation is MYELYYWPGIQGRGELIRLALEDAGAEYLDVARSEAHGGVQALLALLEAEPSPPFAPPILKHDGLLLSHAANILMYLGPRLGLAPADEAGRHRAHQLQLTVADFIAEIHDTHHPISSALYYEDQKSEALRRTEEFLRHRLPKFLGWFERTLAGRDTLLGSEHGYVDLSLFQVVAGLRYAFPRAMAAAEPRYPGVVRVHDRVASRPRIREYLASPRRLPFNERGLFRRYAELDLVPEAP
- a CDS encoding ergothioneine biosynthesis protein EgtB, whose product is MSGSREALSARFLAVRAATEALAAPLSPEDQQLQSMPDASPTKWHRAHTSWFFEEFLLTPAGREPVHPSYRFLFNSYYDAVGPRHARPRRGVLSRPSCDEVAAYRRAVDGRMRELIQSADEPALERLRPLLELGLAHEEQHQELILTDILHAFSLSPLLPALRAPADRPRLEPKPAEPLAFVEHPGGLVQIGAAPGSGFHFDNEGPRHRVFLEPFYLASRPISVAEVRAFIEAGGYRDPALWLAEGFEHARAQGREAPANFRLDGARAVVFGVDGEREALDDEPACHLSYYEADALARFLGGRLPTELEWEHAAARSDPALGNFRESGALRPLPGGALFGDVWQWTSSAYAPYPGFRPAAGAVGEYNGKFMVSQLVLRGGSCFTPAGHVRATYRNFWHPGTSFQMSGARVARSLG
- the egtD gene encoding L-histidine N(alpha)-methyltransferase produces the protein MERDARLAEEVRRGLSAPRKSLPPHLFYDEEGSRLYELITELEEYYPTRTERAILERHAREIVALASVGVSHPLHVVELGAGSAQKTRLILAAAVAAQGASLYLPVDVSPSALACAKARLEAELPEIRVVPFVGRHEQAVETIARLGPRRLVLFIGSSIGNFEDDDAVRLLRAVRRGLEPGDALLLGTDLKKSPKRLLPAYDDARGVTAAFNKNVLRRINRELDADFQLERFRHVALWNEAASRIEMHLESQLEQEVRIDGLGMTVRFAQGERIHTESSIKYDTPRVDTLFQRSGFAREKTFSDDASLFSVHLARAQPL